The region TCTTGTTTGCAAACTTGCAACCTCTATTTTTATCTCTTGCAGATCCTTTTTTAAAGTCCCAAAATCTTTTCTAAATTCTTGCAGACCCTTAGTATTTGCTTTAACCTCTGTGGCAAGGCTCTGTAAACTTTGtctattttctttcataaattccaATATCATTTCCCTGCTGGGAACTCAGACTTTCAAGGTCGAAGATAACTTTTGTAATCCAAACAATCAGGGACAAGGCTGGGAACCAGCCTCTCTTTCACTTTCCGCAGGGCAGGATTTAAAACACTTTCATTCTCGCATTGTTACGTCACAATGGCTTCTCACTGTCTGACGCTCTCAAAACCCGAGCAGCTTCTCAAAGACCTTTCAACCTTCTAAAATCTTGAAATTTATTTAcaaatcctccccccccatctcctcttcTAAGGGGAGGTTCAATATTCTTACGCTTAAAACGTCTTCCAATATTTTCTCGGCTTAGGTAATATCTTCTGCTCTCCAATACTATCAGCAGAAAGGGGCTGACTTCCGTTTTAAAACCCCTATTCTGTATCCAAATTCTCTCAAATTAGCCAAATAAGCCAAATGTCAAAAGTACTCACGGCACATTCCtttaatatcttttttttcctttaaaagaattGACCGCTATTGCCACTCAGTCCTGCAGCTTCGCGCTGTCAAAGGAAGCAATTTGCCCGATGCGCTACAGCTCTGaccccctcgctctcgggggctcaaaacagagcctttcTGGGGAGCAGAAGCCCACAATCCACGCTGCCGGAGGTCCAGATCCCCAAAAGGCTTGTTTTGGGGTTTCTAAGGGGATCTGTTGCGCTGAAGCGGTATCCCCAGCCTTTGATGCACCGGGGTTCATTCCGACAAGCTCACTCCTGACAATAATGGCTGGGTGATCGACCAGGAGAATGCCTTTCTATGGGTCGATAAATGATATGATATATatgatacaaatgtgataaagagtattttaaaatattctcccCCATTCACTTTTCTTATACAATTGTGTTTTGTAAGGGTTGTTTAataatttcccctttttccttttccttttttggttttccctttgtatgaattcgttgatgggaagtgagatcaccactTTGAcgaaatctctttccacattccaagcacaaatatggtttctcccctgtatgaattctttgatgcgtaGTGAGATTGTTCCTGaacctgaagctctttccacattccatgcactgatatggtttctcccctgtatgaattctttgatgggaactgaaatggctactgtcagtgaagctctttccacattgcaagcacagatatggtttctcccctgtatgaattctttgatgggaagtgagactctgCCTGaaagtgaagctcttcccacattctaagcactgatagggtttctcccctgtatgaattctttgatgggaagtgagcttaGCCCCCtcccggaagctctttccacattccgagcactgatagggtttctcccctgtatgaattctttgatgcaaaGTGAGACTCTGCCTGaaagtgaagctcttcccacattccaagcactgatatggtttctcccctgaatgaattctgtgatgggcaGTGAGATAGAATCCATgactgaagctcattccacattccaggcattgatatggtttctcccctgtatgaattcgttgatgggaagtgagatcgccACTTTGAcgaaatctctttccacattccaagcacagaTATGGTTTCtcgcctgtatgaattctttgatgcgtaGTGAGACTTTGCCTGAgcctgaagccctttccacattccatgcactgatagggtttatctcctgtatgaattctttgatgggaaatgagactatccttccgattaaagctctttccgcattctaagcactgatagggtttctcccctgtatgaattcgttgatgggCAGTGAGAGTCaccctctgactgaagctctttccacattccaggcattgatatggtttctcccctctatgaattatttgatgggaaatgagagtaTCCTTCCGattgaagttctttccacattccaggcattgatagggtttctcccctgtatgaatttgttgatgggaagtgagatggatccgctgactgaagctctttccacattccaagcacttatagggtttctcccctctatgaattctgtgatgggaagtgagagtatTACTGTGACTGAAGCACttcccacattcaaagcactgatagggtttctcccctctatgaattctgtgatgggaagtgagatggatccgctgactgaagctctttccacattccaagcactgatatggcttctcccctgtatgaattctttgatgagaagtgagactATGCCTGAGtctaaagctcttcccacattcgaagcactgatagggtttctctcctgtatgaattctttgatgggaaatgagattaTCCTTCCGATTAAAGCTCTTTCTGCACTCTAAGCACTGATAGTGTTTCTCATttgtatgaattcgttgatgggaagtgagactatgcCTGAGactaaagctcttcccacattcgaagcactgatagggtttctctcctgtatgaattctttgatgggaaatgagactatccttccgattaaagctctttccgcattctaagcactgatagggtttctcccctgtatgaattcgttgatgggaagtgagattgctactttgcctgaagctctttccacattccaagcactgataatgtttctcccctgtatgaattctttgatgggaagtgagactattactgtgactgaagctctttccacattcaaagcactgatagggtttctcccctgaatgaactctttgatgggaagtgagatcaccacttagagtaaagctctttccacattcgaagcattgatagggtttctcccctgtatgaactctttgatgggaagtgagatggctaaattgactgaagccctttccacattccCAGCACTGATACAATTTCTCCCTACTCTTTATTCTTTCGTGTGAAGTGAGGCTATCCCTCTCTACGAAGCTCTTTCTTTGACGGTAGGTGGACTGGGAGCTCTgacggatgttctctccacactctgaatatttataCGACTTCTCTGCTATGTGGATTCTGTTGTGGTCCCCCTTGtttctcccttccaattcttcaccatctgcaatgaagagggAAGCTAATTAGAGCCTCAGAAAGAAATGGCACTCCAGATTATTGAacaaactcccccacccccacaccaccTCACAGCGAGACTTGAGAGTGCAGTTTTGGCCTCAAGCGGACATCCTTGAAGTCTAACTTAATGTCATTGTTGATGTGTGGCATCTTCAACCCCCCAGCATTCCGGAGCGGCTGACTCTCTTGAAACCAGTGGGGTGACACTGCCAGCATACTGTGACAGGGGCGCAGATGACACGGAACCATAAAACCCACCAGCTGACCCCTCCCCCAGCAATGCACTGCCATGTTAGCGTAAATCATGCTAACTCTGCATCGCTGCCCCGGACCCCAACCCCACTCAGAAAGAAGAGGACATCGTTCACATCCATTATTGAACAAAGTTAATAAATGCTTGTGATAGAGAAAGAACTGGAGAGAGTTAGATGTGAGGCCTTACTATAGTTTTCACTGCCTTTGTTGGCTGGTATTAACTGACATACTGCTTGGTTTTTATCTGGGATAGATTTTGCTTGGCTCAATCCTGGAATCCACTCCATCTCCAAGGTCAGTCAAATGCAGGCAGAAGCCAAAACAACAGACATCACAGAAGTTACTTCAACTTCCCTAAAAGCTCTGAAGCCAACATTTAAGAAGGTCTGGGAGGTTCAGACAAGTCAAGTCAAGGCATGACAGGATGAAGAACATTCACAGAGGAAACAGTTGATATCCCTCCATTGAGAGATCACAGTGGGGATATTAGAATCCCAGACGCTGTTGGTCTCCATCCAAACACTGGAGGTGCAGGAAGACAGgtgcaggcaagcaggcaggtggaGCCACCCAAAAAGGTcttcccttctccatctccatctgcctgccttcctccccccccaccccaaatctgagcaagccccaatacctctctggctccatccatccatgtccccatctccactcccctggaactcaccagatctctcggaggtccctgggagggaacgctcagaggttgtggggagggatgcgggagacaacctgaccaggtcaaccgtccatcttcccccttccatcctcgctagctttgcaggatccgtctctttcatccttcctgaggagtcgaggagccaaaacaagctgcagggtcctgggagagaggaagaagcaaagggagcgtcagaggccctgcagggattctcctgccctagatattctcctgcccctggagaagcacaaatggggcagcccTTTCCCAACAGAAGCCCTATTTCTAAACATCTCCAGTGGTTCCAATTTCACCTGTTGGCTCCTCAACCCATTTCGTAAGGCTGGCATGGTCTGCACAGTAGTGACCAGAGAGtggatcccattgaactcagtgggattatgGACAGAACTTGGTGTAAAAACCCGTCACCATCCTGTCTCTAAGCCTgaaaactgcaaccccagagcatggGCAGAAAACAGACGAGTAGCTATTACATGTAGGTGCCTCCATGCTAGCTGCTTTATACGGAGAGCCCTCTTGAGCTCTCTTATTGCAAGACAGGCAGATGTTGTGGCCATATTTGCCTATGTCAGGGGTTGCATGGGGACCAAATCTGTATGTGGAAGCAGAGGAGCTGGTGATGCCACATTTTTGAAGTTTCATGAGATGAATACACTCCTCCTCCTTAGATGTTGTCTGTACACCATCTTAGATACACCATATTCGCAAGTCTCCAGTTTCAAAATGTGGCCCCCACCCAGGCATGGAAGCCATCAAAGTATAGATCTTCCACATGTCCTAAATCTGTCGTGTTCTTAAGAACACCAGGCATTCATACCCTTTAAATCTCCAGAGGTGAGCTTTACAGTCCTCTTGTGACAAGATTCCCAAAGGCTTAGGGTAGCTTCATAGAACTAGCCTCTTTTGAGATAGCAGcaatttccatttcttgtttATCAAAACCCACAGACACTGCTAGATTTTGTCCAGAAGgttttacaagtacagtggtacctcgggttatgaacgctTTGGGTTACGTATTTTTGGGTTCGAAGTATTGTAACCCAGACGTAAGTAACCTGAGCTCTCGCAGGCCTCGCCGCTGCCCGGAGTGAAGCCTGGACATCAGTGGGGTCTGCAGAGCCTCCGTGTCTGGGCTCCAGCTGCGGGAGCGCTCGGAGATCGCCTGGTTTCCCCCGCTTTTGCGTGTCAGCGACGGGATGCCACCGCCGCAACTCGGAAGAGCGGGGGGGTAGCCCGGTTTTGCAAGAGTAGGCTTGgtaggcttccttccttccctctctctctccctctctcaccctgTGCTCCCTGACTTGGGGGTCTTCCCCCAatgcatgatctgaacaggggGCCCCATGcaacctccctccacccctgggaCCCCATTCTCCCCATTGCACcttgagggggaagagagaggagactcaccgaggaagcttttgcaaaggagagagaagaaagaagccTCCTCTCTGCTTGCAggaagggaggtgggagggagggaatacgGCCAGGGAGGACCTTCACCCCcttcacttcctgtcctctctaggacaGGAAGGAAAGACGAAGCTGAGGAGGGAGGACGCATGTTGCTCAGGGCAGCCCCTCCCTCTGGGCTCTTCCCAGTTAAAAGCAAGAGGGACCCCGCCATCCTTTCCCTGTGTTTCCTGCCAGAAAAACAGTTTATACTGGGCTCCAAGAATCACCTTCTCCATTCCACAGCTGGCCCTTTCAGATTCCCCTtggcctcttcctctccttggcccCACTTTCCTGAGGGAGGTTTCCTCCCGAGTTTCCCTcttggctgctccccctcccagcttctccttcatttcttcttccttctcttcttcttcctctttccccccattgtTTGGGGGCAGCTGGATTTCCCATCCCCATGGTCAGGCAGGCCCAGGAGGAACCACTAAGGCGACAGGGCCAGAAGAAGGCATttcctgcccttttctgaaagaGGCGGAAATGTCAATTTGTTTCTTCTGGAAGCCCCAGCCGCTCCGAGCCATGGCTCCCTGTGGGCCTCCACCACCAGGTGCcccactgaaacctttttcttttctggtgacaacagcacctcctaaaggaagaaatgtatcttgttcttgcattgcagagttcagtttgtaacttaGGACTTGCTtgtcttatcttaaaatattttaatcatcatgttaaaataaaacattccatgatctattttttatttttttcaatttttcagaaaaacaaaaaaaggaatcaGGAAGAAAACGGAACAAAAcaattttttcctgattttttttcattttctgggccttcacatctctacccCTTACATCCAACTTCTACCTAAATATATTCACAAACCTGcgccagagaattgtagagtaggaagggacccctgagggccagccagccagccccctggggcaatgcaggaatctcaactagaccatccctgactgatggccatccagactctgttctttttttttaaaaaaaaatgttttttatttacttcaatctttaaaaccatacaaaggAATCATGAGTCATCATTTACAAAATAATAGAAAAAAAAGATGAGAAAGCAAAACGACAGCAAAGTCAACCATGACATGTCCTAGTCTATACACAAATTTTCTCctctaaataaaaaatagaaaaggaaaaaagcagaagaaaaaagaaaaaagaaaatctataCATATAtagtaaaacacaaaaaataacaacGATTTTCCAATCATATCCTATGCAATTTATATTAATCCATTGTAAGGGACAAGAgatacaggcaggtccctcccattctGCACACCAGCTCATCGCCCAGCGCCAGTAGTAGCAGGGAGGGGGATAGTTCAAGCGGTGactcaggaagtggggtccgaggctcaggcagattcaatgtcaccaccatctcagacccccccatcgtgctgggaatgagctggctggcgcgccacgacccgtccatcagttggcaccagagatgcatcacgttcgggtctgacttttgcctggaacattgcatgcagcgccaacaaggggaggggccaccgatagccacggtggccaccatgcacgtcaaggggggggAGGCGATCCCCAAACCGTATTGGGACGtgcaggaggtctttagcgaagcagagtccgaccacctgcccccgcacaggccatttgactgccagatcaacctggtgccaggggccacacTGCCCCCAGCGAAGCTATACTCCATGtcggatcaggaactggaggatctgcgggcgttcattgacaagaacctcaagaggggcttcatcagagaaagcaaggcagcagggggcagcccggttttctgggtggacaagaaagacatgtcacagcgccgcctggtggtggacttCAGATGGCTCAACAggatgacggaaccggtggccttcccaatgcccagagtggacgatctgctgacagcggcacgcaggggcaagatctttaccaagctcgacctgcgggggggcgtacaacttgatcaggatccgggaaggcgatgagtggaaaaccacgatgttcacgcctctgggttcttttgaatatctggtgatgccctttggtttgcaagggggctcagcttgcttccaggccttcatgcaccacgtcctggggtccctcctatTCAAGAACTGTTTGGTCTttttagatgacatccttatttactccaatgaccctgtgcagcatgtgaaggatgtcagggaggtcttgcagcgcctgaaggagcaccacctgtatgtgaagctggagaaatgcaggtttcacaccaaggaggtggacttcctggggtacaagctgtcagacaaggggctagcaatggacaaggacaaggtgcaggccatcctggactggcacagccccaggactcgcaaggacgcccaacgcctactgggctttgtcaacttctacaggaagttcatcaagaacttctcccgtgtcacggctcccatcacagactgcctgagaggcaagcagaagttcaggtggacaccggaggcgcaagcagcttTCGagagcctcaagagggtgttcgcctccgaccagaacttgttccacgtggtgcaggatgcacccCTGCGCGTCGAGACCGACGCTTTGGACAGAGCGGTGGGCGCAatcctgctgcaactggatgccaacagagagtggagaccctgtgcctttttctccaggaagctgacccagcccgagcgcaactacacggttttCGACAAGGAACTtttggcgatccacgctgcgtttaaacactggcgccacttcctggtgggcgccaagcaccccatccaggtgtgcacggaccataaaaacctggagttctggagaacggccagggtgctcaaccagcggcagatacggtgggcagagttcttctcgcacttcaacttctccatccactacataccgggagagcagaatgtcagggcggatgccctctcccgcaaaccagagtacatggaggaggagttgccacccgcgcccaggcacatttcccccccgtcggCATGGACGTGCGGGGCAGCAGTGGTCAGTGCAGCAGAACTCACCGCACTGACGGCAGGGGATGAGTTCACCACCCGCATCTTCCGAGAcctgcaaggggggagggggacggcGAAGGACTTTGAGGAACGGAGGGGGCTACTCTTTTATAaaggagccctgtacctgcccaccacacagCTCAGACGTAAGGTCCTCCAGCAGATGCATGACAACCCGACGGCCGGCCACTTTGGTAGGGACAAAACcacacacttagtcatgagacacttttgGTGACCGGGGGTGAGGGAGGACATTCAGGACTATGTGAGAGGCTGTGATACCTGCCAGAGGGccaaggtggtcagagcagcatcggcagggttgctggagcccctgcccaccccccgcAAACCGTGGGAGGTCctctccatggacttcatcaccgacctgccttcatccaggggcaagacagcagtgttggtggtggtgaacCTCTTCACCAAGATGTGTCACTTCATACCCTGTGCGAGGGCTGTCTCGGcggaagagacagccaaactgttcgtgGACCACGTTTTTCGGTTGCACGGATTGCCCTCGAGGGTTATATCAGACAGGgggcgccaatttgtttccaggttct is a window of Zootoca vivipara chromosome 12, rZooViv1.1, whole genome shotgun sequence DNA encoding:
- the LOC132592832 gene encoding zinc finger protein 420-like; this translates as MKETDPAKLARMEGGRWTVDLVRLSPASLPTTSERSLPGTSERSGPCSLFWLLDSSGRMKETDPAKLARMEGGRWTVDLVRLSPASLPTTSERSLPGTSERSDGEELEGRNKGDHNRIHIAEKSYKYSECGENIRQSSQSTYRQRKSFVERDSLTSHERIKSREKLYQCWECGKGFSQFSHLTSHQRVHTGEKPYQCFECGKSFTLSGDLTSHQRVHSGEKPYQCFECGKSFSHSNSLTSHQRIHTGEKHYQCLECGKSFRQSSNLTSHQRIHTGEKPYQCLECGKSFNRKDSLISHQRIHTGEKPYQCFECGKSFSLRHSLTSHQRIHTNEKHYQCLECRKSFNRKDNLISHQRIHTGEKPYQCFECGKSFRLRHSLTSHQRIHTGEKPYQCLECGKSFSQRIHLTSHHRIHRGEKPYQCFECGKCFSHSNTLTSHHRIHRGEKPYKCLECGKSFSQRIHLTSHQQIHTGEKPYQCLECGKNFNRKDTLISHQIIHRGEKPYQCLECGKSFSQRVTLTAHQRIHTGEKPYQCLECGKSFNRKDSLISHQRIHTGDKPYQCMECGKGFRLRQSLTTHQRIHTGEKPYLCLECGKRFRQSGDLTSHQRIHTGEKPYQCLECGMSFSHGFYLTAHHRIHSGEKPYQCLECGKSFTFRQSLTLHQRIHTGEKPYQCSECGKSFREGAKLTSHQRIHTGEKPYQCLECGKSFTFRQSLTSHQRIHTGEKPYLCLQCGKSFTDSSHFSSHQRIHTGEKPYQCMECGKSFRFRNNLTTHQRIHTGEKPYLCLECGKRFRQSGDLTSHQRIHTKGKPKKEKEKGEIIKQPLQNTIV